Proteins encoded together in one Hevea brasiliensis isolate MT/VB/25A 57/8 chromosome 16, ASM3005281v1, whole genome shotgun sequence window:
- the LOC110642673 gene encoding uncharacterized protein LOC110642673, with protein sequence MEGSRSPIAVEVDNQYSQLGLVLPARRMQLLLEQVTQILPLIPQEPNTNNLQEANHHMPLTFDEFLKSLEEDKFREEYVPSYGYVETSKISLKRKRESQNLGDFENISTTSESNETILKILEESYNNLLNMSEVEHKEGTTKYDAELRRATEEFMKNSYDNLLNGVSESSKGSIEKDFDELLLKPIEKDFDELPSISGSIEKEIDELVLKSIEKDLNELPSLSGSIEKDIDELLLKSIEKDFDELLMKDLPSSLIIGGNFTESHNLCSSWEPHLKY encoded by the exons ATGGAAGGATCAAGATCACCAATAGCAGTCGAGGTTGATAATCAATATTCACAACTTGGTCTTGTTCTTCCTGCAAGAAGAATGCAACTTCTCCTGGAGCAGGTCACCCAAATTCTTCCTCTAATCCCACAAGAACCAAACACAAATAATCTACAAGAAGCAAATCATCATATG CCATTAACTTTTGATGAGTTCTTGAAATCTTTGGAGGAAGATAAATTTAGAGAAGAATATGTG CCTTCTTATGGTTATGTGGAAACAAGTAAAATCTCATTGAAGAGGAAAAGGGAATCTCAAAATTTAGGTGATTTTGAGAATATCAGTACAACCTCAGAATCAAACGAAACAATCTTGAAGATTTTGGAAGAATCTTACAATAATCTCCTTAACATGTCTGAAGTGGAACACAAAGAAGGAACTACCAAATATGATGCAGAATTGAGAAGAGCAACTGAAGAGTTTATGAAAAATTCATATGATAATCTCCTCAATGGGGTTTCAGAATCATCCAAAG GATCCATAGAGAAAGACTTCGATGAGCTACTGCTGAAGCCTATAGAGAAAGACTTTGATGAGTTACCATCAATTTCAGGATCCATAGAGAAAGAGATTGATGAGTTAGTGCTGAAGTCTATAGAGAAAGACTTAAATGAGTTACCATCACTTTCAGGATCCATAGAGAAAGACATTGATGAGTTACTGCTGAAGTCTATAGAGAAAGACTTTGATGAGTTACTGATGAAGGACTTGCCTAGTTCGCTAATCATAGGGGGAAATTTCACTGAATCACATAATTTATGTAGTAGTTGGGAACCTCATCTTAAATATTAA